In a single window of the Ruminococcus albus 7 = DSM 20455 genome:
- a CDS encoding glycoside hydrolase family 11 protein, which produces MKNVSKRVLGALVAGVLMVSPIITSVTASAAKTLTTSPSHTQEVGWYNDYHHEIWQADTNNSSTMTLHENDGGFRAQWKCGPNNTRGNFITNRGLRWGLNNPKTYKDYGNFYCDYDCIWYAGSSGNARIGIYGWAQNPLVEYYIIEDWKNWSPAQSASAQYKGSVNIDGSEYKVYTINKNSYTIEGDRYFTQYISIRQNTRTKGTISVSKHFKAWEDLGMKVGNLYDISFSVEGWESDGQVEVSMNMYPRGICDCGHHKDDSVKNIQMEYDSQYKQMRFTWDAVNGADSYGVAVYLAGKWRVQEASITDTEYTTPKNLTPGKTYNVAIAAKVNGKWDTANAIKNAVTFTVE; this is translated from the coding sequence ATGAAAAATGTTTCAAAACGTGTTTTAGGCGCTCTTGTTGCCGGTGTGCTGATGGTTTCACCTATTATAACATCAGTTACTGCATCTGCTGCAAAGACGCTCACTACGAGCCCGTCACACACACAGGAAGTCGGCTGGTACAACGACTACCACCACGAGATCTGGCAGGCAGATACCAATAATTCTTCTACAATGACACTGCACGAAAATGACGGTGGTTTCCGCGCACAGTGGAAGTGTGGTCCTAACAACACGAGAGGAAACTTCATTACTAATCGTGGTCTTCGCTGGGGTCTGAATAATCCCAAGACTTACAAGGACTATGGTAATTTCTACTGTGACTACGACTGCATCTGGTATGCAGGTTCATCCGGTAACGCCAGGATCGGTATCTACGGCTGGGCGCAGAATCCTCTGGTAGAGTACTACATCATTGAAGACTGGAAGAACTGGTCACCTGCGCAGTCTGCTTCTGCACAGTACAAGGGTTCCGTTAATATTGACGGAAGTGAGTACAAGGTATATACTATAAACAAAAATTCCTATACCATCGAAGGCGACAGGTATTTCACACAGTATATAAGCATACGTCAGAACACGAGAACCAAGGGTACTATCAGCGTTTCCAAACACTTCAAGGCTTGGGAGGACCTGGGTATGAAGGTGGGGAACCTGTACGATATTTCTTTCAGCGTTGAAGGTTGGGAGAGCGATGGTCAGGTTGAAGTTTCTATGAATATGTATCCACGAGGCATCTGTGACTGCGGACATCATAAAGATGATTCCGTTAAGAACATACAGATGGAATATGACAGCCAGTACAAGCAGATGAGATTTACTTGGGACGCTGTAAATGGTGCTGACAGTTACGGCGTAGCTGTTTATCTGGCAGGCAAGTGGAGAGTTCAGGAGGCGAGTATCACCGATACAGAATATACTACTCCCAAGAACCTCACCCCGGGCAAGACCTACAACGTAGCTATCGCAGCCAAAGTTAATGGCAAATGGGATACTGCAAATGCTATCAAAAACGCTGTGACTTTTACTGTAGAGTGA